Proteins from one Mycteria americana isolate JAX WOST 10 ecotype Jacksonville Zoo and Gardens chromosome 1, USCA_MyAme_1.0, whole genome shotgun sequence genomic window:
- the TPI1 gene encoding triosephosphate isomerase, with product MAPRKFFVGGNWKMNGDKKSLGELIHTLNGAKLSADTEVVCGAPSIYLDFARQKLDAKIGVAAQNCYKVPKGAFTGEISPAMIKDIGATWVILGHSERRHVFGESDELIGQKVAHALAEGLGVIACIGEKLDEREAGITEKVVFEQTKAIADNVKDWSKVVLAYEPVWAIGTGKTATPQQAQEVHEKLRGWLKSHVSDAVAQSTRIIYGGSVTGSNCKELASQHDVDGFLVGGASLKPEFVDIINAKH from the exons ATGGCGCCCAGGAAGTTCTTCGTGGGGGGCAACTGGAAGATGAACGGCGACAAGAAGAGCCTGGGCGAGCTCATCCACACGCTGAACGGTGCCAAGCTCTCCGCTGATACCG AGGTGGTTTGTGGAGCCCCCTCCATCTACCTTGACTTTGCCCGTCAGAAGCTTGATGCAAAGATTGGAGTTGCAGCACAAAACTGTTACAAGGTACCAAAGGGTGCTTTCACAGGAGAGATCAG CCCAGCAATGATCAAAGATATTGGAGCTACATGGGTGATCCTGGGCCACTCTGAGCGAAGGCATGTTTTTGGAGAGTCTGATGAG TTGATTGGGCAGAAGGTAGCTCATGCTCTAGCTGAGGGCCTTGGAGTCATTGCCTGCATTGGAGAGAAGCTGGATGAGAGAGAAGCTGGCATAACAGAGAAGGTGGTTTTTGAACAGACCAAGGCCATTGCTG aTAATGTGAAGGACTGGAGTAAAGTGGTTCTTGCTTATGAGCCAGTTTGGGCTATTGGAACTGGTAAAACTGCAACTCCCCAACAG GCTCAGGAAGTTCATGAGAAGCTGAGGGGGTGGCTGAAAAGCCATGTGTCTGATGCTGTTGCTCAGTCAACTAGGATCATCTATGGAG GTTCGGTCACTGGCAGCAACTGTAAGGAGCTGGCCTCTCAGCATGATGTGGATGGCTTCCTTGTTGGTGGTGCTTCTCTCAAGCCAGAGTTTGTGGATATTATCAATGCCAAACACTGA